The following proteins are encoded in a genomic region of Zea mays cultivar B73 chromosome 9, Zm-B73-REFERENCE-NAM-5.0, whole genome shotgun sequence:
- the LOC103638097 gene encoding Palmitoyl-acyl carrier protein thioesterase, chloroplastic gives MAGSLAASAFFPGPGASPAASAKTSKNLAGELPDNLSVRGIVATPNAPSGNMQVKAQAQALPKVNGTKVNLKNASPDTEEAIPYIAPKTFYNQLPDWSMLLAAVTTIFLAAEKQLTLLDWKPKKPDMLVDTFGFGRIIQDGLVFRQNFWIRSYEIGADRTASIETLMNHLQETALNHVKTAGLLGDGFGATPEMSKRNLIWVVSKIQLLVEQYPSWGDTVQVDTWVAAAGKNGMRRDWHVRDENSGRTILRATSVWVMMNKNTRRLSKMPDEVRAEIGPYFNGRSAITDEQSEKLAKPGSAPDGGTMKQQFIRKGLTPRWGDLDVNQHVNNVKYIGWILESAPISILEQHELASMTLDYRKECGRDSVLQSLTTVAGERMDGHAGDSTIQCQHLLQLESGADIVKAHTEWRPKRARGEGSLRGASGVFRPRMHE, from the exons ATGGCTGGCTCccttgctgcctcagccttcttCCCTGGCCcaggggcttctccggcagcatcCGCCAAAACATCAAAGAACTTGGCTGGTGAATTACCGGATAATTTGAGCGTGCGTGGTATTGTCGCAACGCCTAATGCCCCTTCGGGGAACATGCAAGTCAAGGCTCAAGCACAAGCCCTTCCCAAGGTTAATGGTACCAAGGTTAACCTCAAGAATGCAAGCCCAGACACAGAGGAGGCGATACCCTACATTGCTCCCAAGACATTCTACAACCAACTGCCAGATTGGAGCATGCTTCTTGCGGCTGTCACTACCATCTTTCTTGCAGCAGAGAAGCAGTTGACACTGCTTgactggaagccgaagaaacccgACATGCTTGTTGATACATTTGGTTTTGGTAGGATCATTCAGGATGGGCTGGTTTTTAGGCAAAACTTCTGGATTCGGTCCTATGAGATTGGTGCCGATCGTACGGCTTCTATAGAGACATTAATGAATCATTTACAG GAAACAGCTCTTAATCATGTGAAAACAGCTGGCCTTCTTGGAGATGGTTTTGGCGCCACACCAGAGATGAGCAAACGAAACTTGATCTGGGTTGTCAGCAAAATTCAGCTTCTTGTTGAGCAATACCCCTCATG GGGAGATACTGTTCAAGTGGACACATGGGTAGCTGCTGCTGGGAAAAATGGCATGCGTCGAGATTGGCATGTTCGTGACGAAAACTCTGGACGCACAATCTTGAGAGCTACAAG TGTTTGGGTGATGATGAATAAGAACACTAGAAGGCTTTCGAAAATGCCGGACGAAGTTAGGGCCGAGATAGGCCCATATTTCAATGGCCGCTCAGCCATAACAGACGAGCAAAGCGAGAAGTTGGCTAAGCCAGGGAGCGCTCCTGACGGTGGTACTATGAAGCAGCAGTTCATTAGGAAGGGGCTCACT CCTAGATGGGGTGACCTTGATGTCAACCAGCACGTGAATAACGTCAAGTATATCGGTTGGATCCTTGAG AGTGCTCCGATCTCGATCCTGGAGCAGCACGAGCTCGCGAGCATGACGCTGGACTACAGGAAGGAGTGTGGCCGCGACAGCGTGCTGCAGTCGCTCACCACCGTCGCAGGAGAACGCATGGACGGCCACGCGGGCGACTCCACCATCCAGTGCCAGCACCTGCTCCAGCTGGAGTCCGGGGCCGACATAGTGAAGGCGCACACGGAGTGGCGCCCGAAGCGGGCGCGTGGCGAGGGGAGCTTGAGGGGAGCTTCGGGGGTTTTCCGGCCGAGAATGCATGAATGA